From the genome of Bradyrhizobium elkanii USDA 76, one region includes:
- a CDS encoding VOC family protein — protein sequence MRTDPKHVAPGTPHAERTGTINHLRLTVSDIARAKAFYHPVMERLGYLLVEESRTRLAWASWAPHGTLHWFIMSVANPDSPNKAHDRYSAGFHHLAWNVGSRAEVDGFHDFLLARGVQILDPPAEYDYEPGYYAFFFSDPDDLKLEIMHVDVAGSLAYWRRFSKAGAPLTPLEISEPLFIRAALAKQE from the coding sequence ATGCGCACCGATCCCAAGCACGTCGCCCCCGGAACGCCACATGCAGAGCGAACAGGAACCATCAATCATTTGCGGCTCACCGTGTCTGACATTGCGCGCGCGAAAGCCTTCTATCATCCGGTCATGGAGCGGCTGGGCTATCTGCTCGTGGAGGAGAGCCGGACGCGTCTCGCTTGGGCGAGTTGGGCGCCGCACGGTACGCTGCACTGGTTCATCATGAGCGTCGCCAATCCGGACAGTCCGAACAAGGCGCATGATCGTTATTCGGCGGGCTTCCACCATCTTGCCTGGAACGTCGGTTCGCGCGCCGAGGTCGATGGCTTCCACGACTTCCTGCTGGCGCGCGGCGTGCAGATCCTCGATCCGCCAGCCGAGTATGACTATGAGCCTGGCTACTATGCTTTCTTCTTCTCCGACCCGGATGATCTCAAGCTTGAGATCATGCATGTCGATGTCGCCGGAAGCCTCGCGTACTGGCGCCGGTTCTCGAAGGCGGGGGCACCACTGACGCCGCTGGAAATCTCCGAGCCGCTGTTCATACGCGCAGCGCTTGCGAAGCAGGAATGA
- a CDS encoding MFS transporter, which translates to MVTMTDNDVVPEAAASRRLVITAASLGTIFEWYDFYIYGALAVFFGALFFPPGNDTAAFLASLATFGAGFAVRPLGALVFGRLGDMVGRKYTFLVTILIMGLSTAAVGLLPTYAEVGLLAPVLLVGLRLLQGLAIGGEYGGAAIYVAEHAPDHLRGRHTSWIQTTSTVGLLLSLGVILVCRQTMDAASFAAWGWRIPFILSVALLGISVYIRLRLEESPVFAAMKRTGAVSRAPFRDSFGNWTNLSRILVALFGATAGQAVVWYTGQFYALYFLTATLKLDYVNAYLLIALALVAGTPLYILFGALSDRIGRKPLIVGGFLLAALTYFPLFHALTAAVNPALDTAQRNSPVTVAAHDCNVNVFAKPVTSCDLAKDFLSKAGVTYASVPTTDPAGVVVRIGVAEIRGYDATAYAAALAAAGYPKATDPSQIRWVPATLLLTVMMVWATMVYGPMAAFLVELFPARIRYTSLSLPFHVGNGLFGGFLPFVAFAVVVVTGDPYAGLWYPVGVAVVSFVVGLLFIRDRTGCRVAD; encoded by the coding sequence ATGGTCACCATGACGGACAACGATGTCGTGCCGGAGGCTGCAGCGTCGCGGCGGCTGGTTATCACCGCCGCATCGCTCGGCACCATCTTCGAATGGTACGATTTCTACATATACGGCGCGCTGGCGGTGTTTTTCGGTGCGCTGTTCTTTCCGCCCGGCAACGACACGGCGGCCTTCCTCGCAAGCCTCGCCACGTTCGGTGCGGGCTTCGCCGTGCGCCCGCTGGGCGCGCTTGTGTTTGGCCGCCTCGGGGATATGGTCGGGCGCAAATACACTTTCCTCGTCACTATCCTGATTATGGGCCTGTCGACCGCTGCGGTGGGCCTCCTGCCGACCTATGCCGAGGTCGGCCTGCTGGCGCCGGTGCTGCTGGTCGGCCTGCGCTTGTTGCAAGGGCTTGCGATCGGTGGCGAGTACGGTGGCGCGGCGATCTACGTCGCCGAGCATGCGCCGGATCACTTGCGCGGCCGTCACACCAGTTGGATCCAAACCACGTCCACCGTCGGTCTTCTGCTGTCGCTCGGTGTCATCCTGGTCTGCCGCCAGACAATGGACGCGGCGTCGTTCGCGGCCTGGGGCTGGCGAATTCCATTCATCCTCTCGGTTGCGCTGCTCGGCATCTCCGTCTACATCCGGCTGCGGCTGGAGGAATCGCCGGTTTTTGCGGCGATGAAACGTACCGGCGCAGTCTCGCGCGCGCCGTTCCGCGACAGCTTCGGCAACTGGACCAACCTGAGCCGCATTCTGGTCGCGTTGTTCGGTGCGACCGCGGGGCAGGCGGTGGTCTGGTACACCGGCCAGTTCTATGCGCTCTACTTCCTCACCGCGACGTTGAAGCTCGATTATGTCAACGCCTACCTGCTGATCGCGCTTGCACTCGTCGCCGGCACGCCACTTTACATCTTGTTTGGCGCGCTATCCGATCGCATCGGCCGCAAGCCGCTGATCGTCGGCGGCTTCCTGCTCGCGGCGCTCACCTATTTCCCGCTGTTTCATGCGCTGACCGCTGCGGTGAACCCGGCGCTCGATACCGCTCAGCGCAACAGCCCCGTTACCGTCGCAGCGCACGATTGCAACGTCAATGTGTTCGCCAAACCGGTAACGTCATGCGATCTCGCCAAGGATTTTCTCTCCAAGGCCGGTGTCACCTATGCCAGCGTCCCGACCACCGATCCGGCCGGCGTGGTGGTGCGCATCGGTGTCGCCGAGATCAGGGGCTACGACGCCACCGCCTATGCCGCGGCGCTCGCCGCAGCCGGATATCCGAAGGCCACCGATCCCTCGCAGATCCGCTGGGTGCCTGCGACGCTGCTGCTGACTGTGATGATGGTGTGGGCCACCATGGTCTATGGGCCGATGGCAGCGTTTCTGGTCGAGCTGTTTCCGGCGCGCATCCGGTACACCTCGCTGTCGCTGCCGTTCCATGTCGGCAACGGCTTGTTCGGCGGCTTTCTGCCGTTCGTCGCCTTCGCCGTCGTGGTGGTCACTGGCGATCCCTATGCCGGGCTCTGGTATCCGGTCGGCGTCGCCGTGGTGAGTTTCGTGGTTGGTCTGCTGTTCATCCGCGATCGCACCGGTTGCCGCGTCGCCGACTAA
- a CDS encoding D-cysteine desulfhydrase family protein — MAARWLAPHPRVAIVHAPTALERLDRLSHALDGPTVWVKRDDCTGLAGGGNKARKLEFLVGEALADAADTVITAGAVQSNHARQVAAAAARFGLRTILLLTETVTGRGDAYQNNGNLLLDRLLRAEIRRAGDVESAPVLARIAEEERAQGRRPCVIPVGGSNAVGTLGYVAGGLELLAQLGTLGVNATTVVHATGSGGTQAGLLLATRMAGAALDVLGISVGAPVERQRGRVLQALRAAAARIGISDLHAVDAAVAVDDRFVGPGYGRPAAETIAAIRIAAETEGLLLDPVYSGKAMAGLIALIRAGRFRRGQHVVFLHTGGAQALGAYADDFAS; from the coding sequence GTGGCGGCACGCTGGCTTGCTCCGCATCCGCGGGTCGCCATCGTTCACGCGCCCACCGCGCTGGAACGGCTCGATCGGCTTTCCCACGCCCTTGACGGACCCACGGTGTGGGTGAAGCGCGATGACTGCACCGGCCTGGCCGGCGGCGGCAACAAGGCGCGCAAGCTCGAATTTCTCGTTGGTGAGGCGCTGGCGGATGCTGCCGATACGGTGATCACAGCCGGCGCGGTTCAGTCCAATCATGCGCGGCAGGTCGCGGCCGCCGCGGCGCGCTTCGGTCTGCGCACGATCCTGCTGCTCACCGAGACCGTCACAGGGCGCGGCGATGCTTACCAGAACAACGGCAATCTGCTGCTCGATCGCCTGCTTCGCGCCGAGATCCGCCGCGCCGGCGATGTCGAGAGCGCACCAGTGCTGGCTCGCATCGCCGAGGAAGAGCGCGCGCAAGGGCGGCGACCTTGTGTCATACCCGTGGGCGGGTCCAACGCCGTAGGCACGCTTGGCTATGTCGCCGGCGGCCTGGAGCTGCTGGCCCAGCTTGGCACCCTCGGCGTCAACGCGACCACGGTCGTGCATGCCACAGGCAGTGGCGGCACGCAGGCGGGGCTGTTGCTCGCCACGCGGATGGCTGGCGCTGCGCTCGATGTGCTTGGCATCTCGGTCGGTGCGCCGGTGGAGCGCCAACGAGGGCGGGTGCTGCAGGCGCTACGCGCGGCAGCCGCGCGGATCGGCATCAGCGACCTGCACGCGGTGGATGCCGCGGTCGCGGTGGACGACCGCTTTGTCGGTCCGGGCTATGGCCGGCCAGCGGCCGAGACGATCGCTGCCATTCGCATTGCCGCCGAGACCGAGGGACTGCTGCTTGATCCCGTCTACAGCGGCAAGGCGATGGCGGGTTTGATCGCGCTGATCCGCGCGGGTCGGTTTCGGCGCGGTCAGCACGTCGTGTTCTTGCACACGGGCGGGGCGCAGGCGCTCGGCGCCTATGCCGACGACTTCGCATCATAG
- a CDS encoding LysR substrate-binding domain-containing protein produces MNLDLELVRTFLAVIEQGGFTRAAGRLHKTQSTISLHIRRLEEIVGRPLFDRQGRGVALTEQGEVLRTYAEALLELNDEALLKLRRPPVTGTVRLGLPEDFATRHLPLVLRRFTAAHPAIRLEVRSALTAELMRDLGNGDLDIVLARREFEATDGDALWREPLVWVGARGRAFAADPLPLVMFPHGCVYRPEVLRRMRACARPWEIVYTSTSLAGVQAAVSAGIGITALAESTVLPEFEILGAADGLPALPDTEIALYAGATRSEAARYLGTYLSDSVQNLAPPARGDSLRDAPVRIAH; encoded by the coding sequence ATGAATCTCGATCTCGAGCTGGTGCGCACCTTTCTCGCGGTGATTGAGCAGGGCGGCTTCACGCGCGCTGCCGGTCGGCTGCACAAGACGCAGTCCACGATCAGCCTGCACATCCGTCGCCTGGAGGAGATCGTCGGGCGGCCGTTGTTCGACCGTCAGGGCCGTGGCGTCGCCCTGACCGAACAGGGCGAGGTGCTGCGAACCTACGCGGAAGCGTTGCTCGAGTTGAACGACGAAGCACTGTTGAAGCTGCGGCGACCGCCGGTGACCGGCACGGTGCGGCTCGGACTGCCGGAGGATTTCGCCACGCGCCATTTGCCGCTGGTGCTGCGCCGTTTCACTGCCGCGCATCCCGCGATTCGCCTTGAGGTGCGCAGCGCGCTGACGGCAGAACTGATGCGGGATCTCGGCAACGGCGATCTCGATATCGTGCTGGCGCGCCGTGAATTCGAGGCGACTGACGGCGATGCGCTGTGGCGCGAGCCGCTCGTTTGGGTGGGTGCACGCGGCCGCGCTTTCGCGGCAGATCCGCTGCCGCTGGTGATGTTTCCGCATGGTTGCGTCTATCGTCCCGAGGTCCTGCGGCGGATGCGCGCCTGCGCGCGACCGTGGGAGATCGTCTACACCAGCACCAGCCTCGCGGGCGTGCAGGCAGCGGTCTCCGCCGGCATTGGCATCACCGCCTTGGCGGAAAGCACCGTGCTGCCTGAGTTCGAAATTCTAGGCGCGGCCGACGGGCTGCCCGCGCTGCCGGACACCGAGATCGCGCTCTATGCCGGGGCCACGCGCAGCGAAGCCGCGCGCTATCTCGGAACCTATCTTTCGGACTCGGTGCAGAACCTCGCGCCGCCAGCGCGAGGAGACAGCTTGCGTGATGCACCCGTGAGAATCGCGCACTGA